The DNA segment GAGCATGATAATCGCCTAGGAAATTTTGTTCATATCTCACCAAATGCTACATTGACGGGAACTGCTCATATTGAAGATGGAGTTCATGTTGGTGCAGGTGCGACCGTTATTCCGAATATAACGGTTGGGGAGTGGTCTGTCATTGGTGGTGGTGCAACAGTCATTAATCACATCCCACCGTATTGTACGGCTGTAGGAGTACCGGCAAAAGTCATTTCGAAAGAGAGGGTTGAATTTGTCTAAGGATAATAAGCGAATTTTCTTATCGTCACCACATATGAGTGGCAATGAACTTAAATATATTAATGAAGCCTTTGCAACGAATTGGATTGCACCACTCGGACCAAATGTCGATGCATTTGAAAAAGAATTAGCCAGTTATGTAGGAGTCAATGAAGCTGTCGCCTTAAGTTCAGGTACCGCAGCCATTCATTTGGCTCTTATTTTATTAGGAGTAGAAAAAGGTGATACTGTTTTTTGTTCAACCCTGACATTCGTTGCTAGTGCAAATCCAATTCTTTATCAGGGTGCCGAACCTGTGTTTATTGACTCAGAGCCTGAAACCTGGAATATGTCTCCTGAAGCGTTGGAAAGAGCACTCCAAGATGCACTGCTACACGGAAAATTACCGAAAGCCGTTATCGTAGTCAATCTCTACGGGCAAAGTGCAAAATGGATGAAATTGTTTCACTTTGTAATCAATTTACTGTACCAATAATTGAGGATGCGGCAGAATCTCTTGGGTCGACGTATAAAGGGAAACCAAGCGGAACCTTTGGAAAATATGGGATTTATTCATTTAATGGTAACAAGATTATTACGACCTCTGGTGGGGGAATGCTCGTTTCTAACGATATCGAAGCAATGAGAAAAGCTCGTTTTTAGCGACACAAGCGAGAGACCAAGCACCTCACTATCAGCATAGTAAGCTAGGTTTTAATTATCGAATGAGCAATATCTTAGCTGGAGTTGGTAGAGCGCAACTTGAAGTTTTAGAAGAACGTGTAAACTCAAAGCGAAACGTATTTAATCAATATGTTGAGGGACTAGGCCATCTTCCGGGGATTAGCTTTATGCCAGAATTAGAAAATACAAAGACAAATCGTTGGCTTACTGCAGTAACAGTTGAACCTAAAACATTTGGTATCACAACTGGAGAGATCATCGGAACTCTAGCAGAAGAAAATATTGAAGCAAGACCCGTTTGGAAGCCACTTCACATGCAACCTTTATTTAATGGGTGCTTATATTATGCTAACAACTCAACTGAAAGTGTTTCTGAGCAATTATTCTCTAACGGTATTTGTTTACCTTCTGGAAGTAACTTAACAGAAGAAGAACAAACAAGAGTCATTAATTCTATTAGAAAATTGGTTGAGTTAAAGGTTACCTAAACTTGTGCTCAAGAGGTGAATTATGATTAATACTATCCCAAAAGTTATTCACTATTGCTGGTTCGGTGGGAAAGAAAAACCAGAAATTGTCCAAAAATGTATACAGTCATGGAAAGAAAATCTACCAGATTATCAATTGAAAGAATGGAATGAAAATGCCTTTGATTTAGATAAAAACGCATATGTGAAAGAAGCATACGAAAAAAAGAAATATGCATTTGTCAGTGACTACGTTAGGGTCTATGTACTATATCATTTCGGAGGAATTTATTTAGATACCGATGTAGAAGTATTTAAATCCTTTGATGATCTCTTGCATCATCATTCTTTTTGGGGCTTTGAACAAGAAAACTTTATAGCGACAAGTACTATTGGTTCTCAACAGAGAAATAAATTAATTAAGATTTCTTAAATTCATATCAAGATAGAAAGTTCTTGAAGGATGATGGTAGTTTAGACGAGTTAACGAATGTAGCTGTCATTTCAAAAATACTAACAAACCAAGGCTTAATTCTAAATGGGCAACTTCAGGAGATAGAGGGGTTAGGGACCTTTTATCCGCAAACCTTTTTTTCACCTTATGATTATATTAATTGTAGAAAGTTTATTACTAAAGATACATATACCATGCATCATTTCTACAAGAGTTGGTTGCCGTTCAGTGTGAGAGTTAAAGGGAATTTTAAGAAATTTTTAGCTAAACTCATAGGTGGAGAGAATATTGCGAAATTAAGGGAAGTGGTAAAAAAATCTAAAAGAGCTAAGGTGATTTAGTATGTTTAAATTAATTAAAAAAATTACAACAGTTTTGTTGATAGACTGTCGTAAAAGAGGAGTTTACTTCACGGCACTTATGACTATATCCCAGATAACATCAATTTTAAGGGGTTTATTTTATAAGATATTATATTTTAGAAATATAGAATCCTCTATTTTCTCGTTACAATCTAAGAGTACGATAGAAATCTTCAATAAAAAGGCTAAAATATTTTTGGGAAATTCGTCTTTATTAGAAAAAATGCAAGCTTACGTATCGACTACAATGGATATTGAGTATTGGGGAGAAGGTATTCATAAATGACAATTGCACCATAAATTGTGTAAATAAAATCTCAATAGGAAGTAATACGAAAATAGCGCCTAATGTGAGTATTAATGATCATGATCATAATTATAAAAATAAAGACCATCAGCATTTGGTAATTGGCGAGGTGTTTATAGGGCAAAATGTATGGATAGGTTCAAATGTTGTAATCCTAAAAAACACAAACATTGGTGACAACTCTGTAATAGCTGCTGGGAGTGTCGTAAAGGGTGTTGTACCTGAAAATACATTATTTGTTAATAAGAGAGAGTCTAAATTTATTAGTTTTGATAATGTTCAAAAAGAAATAATTACTAGTAATGTTGTAGGAGTATAGGTGGAGCTATGAAGAAGAAGGTATTAATATCTATATATGATATGGAAATTGGTGGTATTGAAAGAAGTCTAATTAACATGTTAAATAGCTTTAACTATGAAAAGTATTCTGTAGATTTATTAATATTTAACCACTGTGGTGAATTCATGAGTTTGATACCAAAACAAGTGAATGTTTTACCTCAAATTGAGGAATATACTTTTTTAGAAAACCTATTAAACAATGCATAAAAGAAAGACGGTACAATTTTGTTTTCATTAGACTGCTTTCAAAGGTAATAGCTATTATTAAATCTAAAACTAGAAAGTTAGTTGAAGGATCTGGCTATATTCAAATGCAACATACAATGAAATTCTTGTCATTTTGTTTGCCTAAATTGCAGATAGAGTACGATGTAGCGATTAGTTATGCTTGGCCACACAATCTGATAATTGAAAAAGTAATTGCAAGGAAAAAGATAGCTTGGATCCACACTGATTACAGTAAATTGGAAATAGATAATAATTTAGATTATAAGACTTGGGAAAAATTTGATCATATTGCTTCAATTTCAGAAGAATGTACAAAAGCTTTTCTTTCTAAGTATCCAAAACTAGAAAATAAGATTGAATTAATTGAGAATATAACATCACCAGATTTTATTAAGTGTATGGGGAGTTACACTAAAGATGTTAATAAAGAATACAAAAATGATTTATCATATTGTCAGTTGGAAGACTATCTTATGTAAAAGGTTTTGATATTGCCGTTAAAACATTAAAGAAGTTACATGATCAAGGTTATACAAACATAAAATGGCATGTAATTGGCTATGGTGGTTACGAAAGTGAGTTAAAAGAATTAATTAAAAAAAATCAAATTGAACAAAGCTTTTTATTATTAGGTAAGAAAAATAATCCTTATCCTTATATGAAGGATTGTGATTTGTATGTTCAACCATCTAGATATGAAGGCAAAGCGGTAACGGTCACTGAGGCAAAAATTTTAGGTAAACCAATAATCATTACAAATTATCCAACTGCACACAGTCAATTAGAGAATGGTATTGAAGGAGTTATCTGTGATTTAAGTGTAGATGGGTTAGCAAATGCAATTGAAGATTTAATGAAAGATGTTAACTTAAAAAATAAATTAATTAATAACATCATAGATAAAGACTATAGTAATAATTATGAACTAGATAAATTGTACAAACTTATAGGGTGATAGAAAGGGAGTGTACAGTTGGCATATAAGGTAAGTGTAATAATTCCGGTCTTTAACGCTGAAGAATATCTTCCTAATTGTATAGAGTCTCTCCTTTCTCAATCATTGAAAGAATGTGAATTTATATTCATAAACGATGGTTCAATAGATAGTAGCTGTAATGTAATTAAACAATACATGAGTGTAGATGCAAGGATCAAATTATATAGTCAAGAAAATCAAGGTGTAAGTACGGCAAGAATAAAGGCTTAGAAGTCGCTACTGGTGAATACGTTGGTTTTGTTGACGCAGATGATTATATAGATAAGGATTTTTATCAACAATTATATGAGTCTGCAAATATTGACAGCGTAGATGTAATAATGTCTAATGTTAAATCTGTTATTGGTAATGCTTTACTAGAGTTTCAATTTCCATTCAAGGAGAACACTTGTTTAGGAAATGATTATATTAGTTCTACAATATTGCCATATCTTTAAAAGAGGATAATTTAAATTCAGTTTGTACTAAACTATATAAGAACAAATTACTTGGAAAATACAGGATTAGTTTTCCTCAAGGTGTTGCATTAGGGGAGGACGGATTATTTAATATTAGCTTTCTTAACTACGCAACTTCAGTAAAATATCTTAATTATGCTGGTTATTTTTATCGTGAAGTTCCAGGAAGCGCAACTAGGAATCTAGCAAAAAAAGATTATTTC comes from the Anaerobacillus sp. CMMVII genome and includes:
- a CDS encoding DapH/DapD/GlmU-related protein, which codes for MSINDHDHNYKNKDHQHLVIGEVFIGQNVWIGSNVVILKNTNIGDNSVIAAGSVVKGVVPENTLFVNKRESKFISFDNVQKEIITSNVVGV